A window of the Geoalkalibacter sp. genome harbors these coding sequences:
- the rlmKL gene encoding bifunctional 23S rRNA (guanine(2069)-N(7))-methyltransferase RlmK/23S rRNA (guanine(2445)-N(2))-methyltransferase RlmL: MVLHDFFATSPHGTEDLLMTELAALGAERIASVRSGASFRGSLSTAYRVCLWSRVASRVFFPLGQVPAASVDELYAGARTFPWEDHLRPDATLAVDCSLHRSALGHSRHAALKVKDAVVDRFRERCGRRPSVQLEYPDLRIAVLVEGDMATLSLDLSGESLFRRGYRESGGLAPLKENLAAAILLRAGWPAIAARGGALLDPLCGSGTLLIEGTLMAADIAPGLFRSRFGFETWPGHDAAVWRELLREAEERRAAGLVGLPVILGCDRDANIVAVAMHNLKKAGLGERVHVDTADFAAWLSEVRTQAGEGGLLVTNPPYGERLGDEARLRVLYAALGDLCRRHYSGWQLSVLTGNPELAGHLGLRATKAHSLRNGPIRARLFHYELRASDTPSAADQRPSAEESIRAEPRDAAAEMLANRLRKNLKTARRQARAEATECYRVYDADLPEYAVAIDLYGSRVHVQEYQAPPSIDAGKARRRLQDALRVIAEVLEVPVDAIFLKQRRRQRGAGQYARLAQAGSFFEVVEGPCRFWVNLGDYLDTGLFLDHRPIRREILSLAAGKRFLNLFGYTGAATVFAARGGAAASLTVDASRAYLDWAQRNLVLNGLAGPAHRQLRADVLSWLATSRETFDLIFLDPPTFSNSKDRDAILDVQRDHPALIRQAMKRLAPGGTLIFSTNFRRFRLDEGLSAEFSFEEITSRTIPWDFRRRPGIHRCWLIRAAQESLRGGHQEAARILVRSGKKQLKKS; this comes from the coding sequence ATGGTTCTGCACGACTTTTTCGCCACTTCGCCCCACGGGACCGAGGATTTGCTGATGACGGAACTTGCCGCCCTGGGCGCCGAGCGCATTGCCTCAGTGCGCTCCGGGGCGTCTTTTCGCGGATCCTTGAGCACCGCCTATCGTGTATGTCTCTGGTCGCGAGTCGCCAGTCGGGTGTTCTTCCCCTTGGGCCAAGTTCCCGCCGCCTCGGTGGATGAGCTTTACGCGGGGGCGCGGACTTTTCCCTGGGAGGATCACCTGCGCCCCGACGCCACCCTGGCCGTGGATTGCTCCCTGCACCGCAGTGCCCTTGGTCATTCGCGCCATGCGGCCCTCAAGGTCAAGGATGCCGTGGTCGATCGTTTCCGCGAGCGCTGCGGGCGCCGCCCCTCTGTGCAGTTGGAGTATCCGGATCTGCGTATTGCCGTGCTGGTCGAGGGCGACATGGCGACGCTGAGCCTCGATCTCTCGGGTGAAAGCCTGTTTCGCCGTGGCTATCGAGAGAGCGGGGGTCTGGCGCCCCTCAAGGAAAATCTTGCCGCGGCCATCCTGCTGCGCGCCGGCTGGCCGGCCATCGCCGCGCGGGGCGGCGCCCTGCTCGATCCGCTGTGCGGTTCGGGCACCCTGCTCATCGAGGGGACGCTGATGGCCGCCGACATCGCGCCGGGGCTCTTTCGTTCGCGGTTCGGGTTTGAGACCTGGCCCGGCCATGATGCGGCGGTCTGGCGTGAGTTGCTGCGCGAAGCCGAGGAGCGCCGCGCCGCGGGTTTGGTCGGCCTGCCCGTGATTCTTGGCTGCGACCGAGACGCGAACATCGTCGCTGTCGCCATGCACAATCTGAAAAAGGCCGGTCTGGGCGAGCGGGTACACGTCGATACGGCGGACTTTGCCGCCTGGCTTTCCGAGGTGCGTACCCAGGCCGGGGAGGGCGGTCTGCTGGTCACCAATCCGCCTTATGGCGAGCGGCTTGGAGATGAGGCGCGTCTGCGGGTGCTGTACGCGGCCCTCGGCGATCTGTGCCGTCGTCATTACAGCGGCTGGCAACTTTCGGTGCTCACGGGCAATCCGGAGCTGGCTGGACACCTGGGGCTGCGCGCGACCAAGGCGCATTCCCTTCGCAACGGTCCGATTCGCGCCCGCTTGTTTCATTATGAACTGCGCGCTTCAGACACTCCGTCGGCCGCCGATCAAAGGCCGAGCGCGGAAGAGTCCATCCGCGCGGAGCCGCGCGACGCGGCGGCGGAAATGCTCGCCAATCGCTTGCGCAAGAACCTCAAAACCGCCCGGCGCCAAGCCCGGGCCGAGGCGACCGAATGCTACCGTGTATATGACGCGGATCTCCCCGAGTACGCGGTGGCGATCGACCTCTACGGCAGCCGTGTGCATGTGCAGGAATATCAGGCGCCGCCGAGCATCGATGCCGGCAAGGCTCGGCGTCGTTTGCAGGATGCCTTGCGCGTCATCGCCGAGGTGCTGGAGGTGCCGGTCGATGCCATTTTTCTCAAGCAGCGGCGCCGTCAGCGAGGGGCTGGGCAATACGCGCGTCTCGCCCAGGCCGGTTCGTTTTTTGAAGTGGTCGAGGGGCCCTGCCGTTTTTGGGTGAATCTCGGCGATTATCTCGATACGGGGCTGTTTCTGGATCATCGTCCAATCCGTCGAGAGATCCTTAGCCTGGCGGCTGGAAAGCGTTTTCTCAACCTGTTCGGCTATACCGGAGCGGCGACGGTTTTTGCCGCGCGCGGCGGCGCGGCGGCGAGCCTCACCGTCGATGCCTCCCGCGCCTATCTGGATTGGGCCCAGCGAAATTTGGTCCTCAACGGACTGGCCGGTCCCGCCCATCGGCAGCTGCGCGCGGATGTCCTGAGCTGGTTGGCGACGTCGCGCGAAACCTTCGATCTCATCTTTCTTGATCCGCCGACTTTTTCCAACTCCAAGGATCGGGACGCCATCCTTGACGTGCAGCGCGATCATCCCGCCCTCATTCGACAGGCGATGAAACGACTGGCCCCCGGTGGCACCCTCATTTTCAGCACCAATTTCCGCCGATTTCGCCTCGACGAAGGGCTGTCGGCGGAATTTTCCTTCGAAGAAATCACTTCGCGCACCATTCCCTGGGATTTTCGCCGTCGCCCTGGGATTCACCGCTGCTGGCTGATTCGTGCCGCGCAAGAATCGTTGCGGGGGGGGCACCAGGAAGCCGCGCGGATCCTCGTTCGCAGCGGAAAAAAACAACTGAAAAAATCTTGA
- a CDS encoding discoidin domain-containing protein, which yields MGEGSRFRRPVVGRAAGWLIGLALVLFLASGAWAQFGGSWSGGSTSGGTGSTGSGGTTPVLNCSECHGGNVAARHHQTEWYFAGECFRCHEGVTTEGDCSSCHAFGLQNTHHQSPAALAGNCAACHTGVGDLGNCASCHQGTTQTRHHQIAAGGVSCVACHTSMSADTSCQSCHAGSVRERHHDLAAAGMSCAACHTGIQPISNCQSCHQAGTTRNAHHTPNANCTSCHTTLQPQAGCQSCHSGGSARDQHHQLAATTGQSCTSCHSSMTLATSCASCHSFDPATNRHHLPEIGAQYGMGCTDCHVFGRVGSVFRWIMPTPQDCVTCHTTRVGTGSIVQAHHGTPAYAADNCAACHTGANLDTNSCASCHNASGGTVTQRHHALDLALQGQCTTCHQGADRSLLNCQGCHTSGGQPSIAVQHHMTAPAQMNNCTGCHAGAATSGLNCSSCHFAPGSSQAGQRHHATDLYAAGQCATCHVNSEPSKISCSLCHAKPNHHGKPAAISGNCVACHSTIQTSGDSCQACHTAPIPEIHHGEPLASVGGNCGVCHTSVSSPSSCASCHSSNPHHNTMQSQSGNCAYCHTVPEWAKDRPEQAACRQCHGTHMHGKGGPIQNYGACAACHNTTPFHAAPKSIPGYTGQGAGKRIFNIFWSKFAIKEGPGEKLRPNGDDMKDKGGAKIKAQQIPYYTKQIVSNGKTYTVPHFDPPSVGGGANLALKKSASASRSESGYGPALAVDGSTSTRWWAKSTSSQWLRVDLGSRQKAARAVVQWHSSDYARDFRVEVSTDGSSWTSVRSFTGFGGGKAEATFSSRDVRYVRVTCTRSNNSNGYAITELEVYAQ from the coding sequence ATGGGGGAAGGAAGTCGATTTAGGAGGCCTGTCGTCGGCCGGGCTGCCGGCTGGTTGATCGGCCTGGCGTTGGTGTTGTTCCTCGCGTCCGGCGCTTGGGCTCAATTCGGCGGTTCCTGGAGCGGCGGTTCCACGAGCGGCGGTACGGGGAGCACTGGTTCTGGTGGTACCACTCCGGTGCTCAACTGCTCGGAGTGCCATGGCGGCAACGTCGCAGCGCGCCATCACCAGACCGAGTGGTATTTCGCCGGCGAGTGTTTCCGTTGCCATGAGGGCGTGACCACCGAGGGGGATTGCTCGAGCTGCCATGCCTTCGGTTTGCAGAACACCCATCACCAAAGCCCCGCTGCCCTCGCCGGCAACTGCGCGGCCTGCCATACCGGCGTGGGTGATCTCGGCAACTGCGCATCCTGTCATCAGGGCACCACCCAGACCCGCCACCATCAGATTGCCGCGGGCGGTGTCTCCTGCGTCGCCTGCCACACCAGCATGTCCGCCGACACCAGCTGTCAGAGCTGTCATGCCGGTTCGGTGCGCGAGCGTCATCATGATTTGGCCGCGGCCGGCATGAGCTGCGCCGCCTGCCACACGGGCATTCAGCCCATCAGCAACTGCCAAAGCTGCCATCAGGCGGGCACGACGCGCAACGCCCATCACACGCCCAACGCCAATTGCACCAGCTGCCACACCACCTTGCAGCCCCAGGCGGGCTGCCAGAGCTGCCACAGCGGCGGCTCGGCGCGCGATCAGCACCATCAGTTGGCCGCCACCACCGGACAGAGCTGCACCAGCTGTCATTCGTCCATGACCCTGGCCACCAGTTGCGCCAGTTGCCACAGTTTCGATCCCGCCACCAACCGCCATCACCTGCCGGAAATCGGAGCGCAGTACGGCATGGGTTGCACGGATTGCCACGTGTTCGGCAGGGTCGGTTCTGTATTCCGCTGGATCATGCCCACCCCGCAGGATTGCGTGACCTGTCATACGACCCGGGTCGGCACCGGTTCCATCGTGCAGGCGCACCACGGCACGCCCGCCTACGCCGCCGACAACTGCGCGGCCTGCCACACCGGCGCCAATCTCGACACCAATTCCTGCGCCAGCTGCCACAATGCGAGCGGCGGCACCGTGACGCAGCGCCACCACGCCTTGGATCTGGCCCTGCAAGGCCAGTGCACCACCTGTCACCAGGGCGCCGATCGCAGCCTGCTCAATTGCCAGGGTTGCCACACCTCGGGTGGACAGCCCAGCATCGCCGTGCAGCATCACATGACGGCACCGGCGCAGATGAACAATTGCACCGGTTGCCATGCGGGCGCCGCCACCAGCGGTCTGAACTGCTCCTCCTGCCACTTCGCCCCGGGCTCGTCGCAGGCCGGGCAGCGCCACCATGCCACGGACCTCTATGCCGCGGGGCAGTGCGCCACCTGTCATGTCAACTCGGAACCGAGCAAGATCAGCTGCTCCCTGTGCCACGCCAAACCCAACCATCACGGCAAGCCCGCCGCCATCAGCGGCAATTGCGTGGCCTGCCACAGCACCATCCAGACCTCGGGGGACAGCTGCCAGGCTTGTCATACGGCGCCCATCCCCGAGATTCACCACGGCGAGCCCCTGGCCAGCGTCGGCGGCAACTGCGGCGTGTGCCACACGAGCGTCAGCTCGCCGAGTTCCTGCGCCAGCTGCCACAGCAGCAATCCGCACCACAACACCATGCAGTCTCAGTCGGGCAACTGCGCATACTGCCATACCGTGCCCGAATGGGCGAAGGATCGCCCCGAGCAGGCCGCCTGCCGCCAGTGCCACGGCACGCACATGCACGGCAAGGGCGGGCCGATTCAGAACTACGGCGCCTGCGCGGCCTGCCACAACACCACGCCCTTCCATGCCGCGCCCAAGTCCATTCCTGGCTATACGGGCCAGGGCGCCGGCAAGCGGATTTTCAACATCTTCTGGTCCAAGTTCGCCATCAAGGAAGGGCCGGGCGAGAAGCTGCGTCCCAACGGCGACGACATGAAGGACAAGGGTGGCGCAAAAATCAAGGCCCAGCAGATTCCTTACTACACCAAGCAGATCGTCAGCAACGGCAAGACCTACACCGTGCCGCACTTCGATCCGCCGAGCGTCGGCGGCGGTGCCAACCTGGCCCTGAAGAAATCCGCCAGCGCCTCGCGCAGCGAAAGCGGCTACGGACCGGCCCTGGCGGTCGACGGCAGCACCAGTACCCGCTGGTGGGCGAAATCGACCTCCTCCCAGTGGCTGCGGGTCGATCTCGGTAGTCGCCAAAAGGCCGCTCGCGCGGTGGTTCAGTGGCACAGCAGCGATTACGCCCGCGATTTCCGGGTCGAGGTATCCACCGACGGTAGCAGCTGGACATCGGTGAGATCTTTCACCGGATTTGGCGGCGGCAAGGCCGAGGCTACTTTCTCCAGTCGCGACGTGCGTTATGTGCGGGTTACCTGCACCCGGTCCAACAACTCCAACGGCTATGCCATCACCGAGTTGGAAGTGTACGCACAGTAA
- a CDS encoding chemotaxis protein CheX: MAVKFFGQFLVEKGAVSPEKLLEAIDLQDRTNLKFGEVAMTLGFLREADVERIHDAQRTEDLRFGDMAVKLGLLTAEQMQQIFTWQKNNHLYIGEALVKVGALEQARVSVLLEEFKADQAPYLAGQVVMPVGVSNPQVWEMAADLTFKMLTRVANLSFRPGPCVLTQTLDAKHLAAAMGFSGSLSGRYLLSVSRGVQQAIARAILKEGDVAGEPKEVLDDTVMEFINIVCGNVAAKGAQLGHTLDIDPPVIFAENHQQISVPPQYVALSFPLYFADGEEAELSLWIAR, encoded by the coding sequence ATGGCGGTGAAATTCTTTGGGCAGTTTCTGGTGGAAAAGGGCGCGGTCAGTCCCGAAAAACTGCTGGAAGCCATCGACCTGCAGGATCGTACCAATCTCAAGTTCGGCGAAGTGGCCATGACCCTGGGCTTTCTTCGCGAGGCCGACGTAGAGCGCATCCATGATGCTCAACGCACCGAGGATCTGCGTTTCGGAGATATGGCGGTAAAGCTCGGGCTTCTCACCGCCGAACAGATGCAGCAGATCTTCACCTGGCAGAAAAACAACCATCTCTACATCGGCGAGGCACTGGTCAAGGTCGGTGCCCTGGAACAGGCGCGGGTGAGCGTTTTGCTCGAGGAGTTCAAGGCCGACCAGGCCCCTTATCTGGCCGGCCAAGTGGTGATGCCCGTCGGTGTGAGCAATCCTCAGGTGTGGGAAATGGCAGCGGATCTGACCTTCAAGATGCTCACGCGCGTGGCCAATCTCTCTTTTCGGCCCGGCCCCTGCGTCCTCACCCAGACGCTCGATGCCAAGCATCTGGCCGCGGCCATGGGTTTTTCGGGAAGCCTGAGCGGCCGCTACCTGCTTTCGGTCAGCCGCGGGGTGCAGCAGGCCATCGCCCGCGCCATTCTCAAGGAAGGCGATGTGGCTGGCGAGCCCAAGGAGGTGCTCGACGACACGGTGATGGAATTCATCAACATCGTCTGCGGCAACGTCGCCGCCAAGGGCGCGCAACTGGGCCACACCCTTGACATCGATCCGCCGGTGATCTTTGCCGAAAACCATCAGCAGATCTCCGTGCCCCCGCAATATGTCGCCCTGAGTTTTCCGCTGTATTTCGCCGATGGCGAGGAAGCCGAACTCTCCCTGTGGATTGCGCGCTAG
- a CDS encoding response regulator: MKRVLIVDDSISVARQLEKIVTGSGEYEVVGHAKNGAEALKLYQVHKPDLVCMDMNMPIMDGLTALRTLMTMNRAAKVVMVTSLGGVGDKFTEALRLGARNVISKPFEESNVLQILREACV, from the coding sequence ATGAAACGAGTGCTGATCGTGGACGACAGTATTTCCGTCGCCCGCCAGCTGGAAAAAATCGTCACCGGCAGCGGCGAGTATGAGGTGGTTGGTCATGCTAAAAATGGCGCCGAGGCCCTCAAGCTGTATCAGGTTCATAAACCCGACCTGGTGTGCATGGACATGAATATGCCCATCATGGACGGGTTGACGGCCCTGCGTACCCTGATGACCATGAATCGCGCCGCCAAGGTGGTGATGGTGACCTCCCTGGGCGGGGTCGGCGACAAGTTCACCGAGGCGCTGCGCCTGGGTGCGCGCAACGTCATCTCCAAACCCTTTGAAGAGAGCAATGTGTTGCAGATTCTGCGCGAGGCCTGCGTCTGA
- the rlmB gene encoding 23S rRNA (guanosine(2251)-2'-O)-methyltransferase RlmB, with amino-acid sequence MADWVFGINPVRESLGGRRRRPLELFLARDGGGRLRELHDAAVAAGVPVRVRSAADLEKLTGNPRHQGAALRLEPFAYLDLPDLLAACRASPAPGFLLALDGVTDPHNLGALVRSAAAASCQGVILPKDNSCPVTGVVDRAAAGALDHIPLCQVVNLARALDELKDAGFWIYGLAGEGAQDLFRSDLRGPVVLVAGSEGSGLRPNVRRHCDLLLSIPMAGGVGSLNVSVATGIALFEVLRQRRLSS; translated from the coding sequence ATGGCCGACTGGGTGTTCGGCATCAACCCGGTGCGTGAATCCCTCGGCGGCCGGCGCCGCCGGCCTTTGGAACTGTTTCTGGCGCGGGATGGCGGCGGGCGCTTGCGCGAACTGCACGATGCCGCCGTGGCGGCCGGGGTGCCGGTACGGGTGCGCAGCGCCGCCGATCTCGAAAAACTCACCGGCAATCCGCGCCACCAGGGCGCCGCGCTGCGCCTGGAGCCCTTCGCCTACCTCGATCTGCCGGATCTTCTTGCCGCCTGTCGCGCAAGTCCCGCACCGGGATTCCTGCTGGCTCTTGACGGGGTCACCGATCCTCACAATCTCGGCGCCCTTGTTCGCTCGGCCGCCGCCGCCAGTTGTCAGGGGGTGATTCTGCCCAAGGACAACAGTTGCCCCGTGACCGGTGTCGTCGATCGCGCCGCCGCCGGCGCTCTCGACCATATTCCCCTGTGCCAGGTGGTCAATCTCGCCCGGGCCCTCGATGAGCTCAAGGACGCAGGCTTCTGGATTTACGGCCTTGCCGGGGAAGGCGCCCAGGATCTGTTCCGCAGCGATCTGCGCGGGCCGGTGGTTCTGGTCGCCGGCAGCGAGGGAAGCGGTTTGCGGCCCAATGTGCGCCGTCATTGCGATCTGCTGCTCTCGATTCCCATGGCCGGCGGGGTGGGGTCCCTCAATGTCTCCGTCGCCACCGGCATTGCTCTTTTTGAAGTTCTCCGCCAGCGTCGCCTCTCTTCTTGA
- the pyrF gene encoding orotidine-5'-phosphate decarboxylase has translation MTEAARQKLIFALDVDSFAEAEHWVKLLHAKVGLFKVGKQLFTRCGPEVVHMIRGEGGEVFLDLKYHDIPNTVAMASVEAMRLGARICNVHALGGREMMEAAVAQVRTEVAATGATPPLLLAVTILTSSTDVTLREIGIDRPISEMVPRLAKLARDAGMGGVVASPQEIALIRAACGPDFAIVTPGVRPAEASVDDQKRIMTPGAAIAAGADYLVIGRPIARAADPVAAAEAIVAEMAGALASR, from the coding sequence ATGACGGAGGCCGCACGGCAGAAACTGATTTTTGCCCTGGATGTCGACTCTTTTGCGGAGGCTGAACACTGGGTCAAGCTCCTGCACGCCAAGGTCGGCCTGTTCAAGGTCGGCAAGCAGCTCTTTACCCGCTGTGGTCCCGAGGTGGTCCACATGATTCGCGGCGAGGGCGGCGAGGTGTTTCTCGATCTCAAATATCATGACATCCCCAACACCGTCGCCATGGCCTCCGTCGAAGCCATGCGGCTCGGGGCGCGCATCTGCAACGTGCACGCCCTGGGCGGTCGCGAAATGATGGAGGCGGCGGTCGCCCAGGTGCGGACGGAAGTCGCCGCGACGGGTGCCACGCCGCCCCTGCTGCTGGCCGTGACCATTCTCACCTCGTCGACGGATGTCACCCTGCGCGAGATCGGCATCGACCGGCCGATCAGCGAGATGGTGCCGCGCCTGGCCAAATTGGCGCGGGATGCCGGCATGGGCGGGGTGGTGGCCTCGCCGCAGGAAATCGCTCTGATCCGCGCCGCCTGCGGGCCCGATTTTGCCATCGTCACCCCCGGCGTGCGACCGGCCGAGGCCTCCGTCGACGATCAGAAACGCATCATGACGCCCGGCGCCGCCATCGCCGCGGGAGCGGATTATCTGGTCATCGGTCGCCCCATAGCACGAGCCGCCGATCCCGTCGCCGCAGCCGAGGCGATCGTCGCCGAGATGGCTGGCGCCCTCGCGTCCCGCTGA
- a CDS encoding DUF4388 domain-containing protein: protein MPAATLDQQGRLFLPAAVARRFGARGLEITSVSAAHLLLTVEEAPHPTLMTGVLGELSVVDLLSFFNMFRKTGVLRFDLEGGRKDLYLQEGEIVAALSSFPEENLGEILFGLGRIERDLLERLGRRAANQNALVRYLLEKELVAATDIWQAVRHQAELIVYDLLSHQQGTFCFQGKTLPRKDPFQLSMSTQNLLMEGLRRLDERRLFERLIPSLDLVPRLTGVAEDALGQSESRVLARIGKGVGSVRELIRLSGFGEFDGLRVLYHLVERGLVALEAANGVESQGILGEILDALNQGLALLHDRLRRAKTDFHQDAQAMLRELPQPYSYILRDARLRDDGTLEAQRILANLAGLEEGDKKRLLADALGELLYMQCHLARQLLGKDQAAALIAEVKQATGKVKDILGRTT, encoded by the coding sequence ATGCCGGCGGCCACCCTCGACCAGCAGGGGCGCCTGTTCCTGCCTGCCGCCGTGGCGCGGCGCTTCGGCGCCCGCGGGCTGGAAATCACCTCCGTGTCCGCCGCCCATCTGCTGCTCACCGTCGAGGAAGCTCCTCACCCCACGTTGATGACCGGGGTGCTCGGGGAGCTGTCCGTCGTCGATCTGCTCTCTTTCTTCAATATGTTTCGCAAGACCGGGGTGCTGCGCTTCGATCTCGAGGGTGGGCGCAAGGACCTCTATCTTCAGGAGGGCGAGATTGTCGCGGCCCTGAGTTCCTTTCCCGAGGAAAACCTCGGTGAAATTCTCTTCGGGCTGGGCCGCATCGAGCGTGATCTGCTCGAGCGTCTCGGGCGGCGAGCCGCGAACCAGAACGCCCTGGTGCGCTATCTGCTGGAAAAGGAACTGGTGGCCGCCACGGATATCTGGCAGGCCGTGCGTCATCAGGCCGAGCTCATCGTTTATGATCTGCTCAGTCATCAGCAGGGCACCTTTTGTTTTCAGGGCAAAACCCTGCCGCGCAAGGATCCCTTTCAGCTCTCCATGAGCACCCAGAATCTGCTGATGGAAGGACTGCGCCGCCTGGACGAGCGACGTCTCTTCGAGCGCCTGATTCCCTCCCTCGATCTGGTGCCGCGCCTCACCGGCGTCGCCGAGGACGCACTGGGACAGAGCGAGAGCCGGGTGCTGGCGCGGATCGGCAAAGGCGTCGGCTCGGTGCGCGAACTGATTCGTTTGAGCGGATTCGGCGAATTCGACGGCTTGCGCGTGCTCTACCATCTGGTGGAGCGCGGCCTGGTGGCCCTGGAGGCGGCCAACGGCGTCGAATCGCAGGGTATTTTGGGCGAAATTCTCGATGCCCTCAATCAGGGACTTGCCCTTCTTCATGACCGCCTGCGTCGCGCCAAGACCGACTTTCACCAGGATGCGCAGGCCATGTTGCGCGAGTTGCCCCAACCCTATTCCTACATCCTGCGCGATGCCCGGCTGCGTGACGATGGGACCCTCGAAGCTCAGCGCATCCTGGCCAACCTGGCGGGTCTGGAGGAAGGGGACAAGAAACGCCTGCTGGCCGATGCCCTGGGCGAACTGCTCTACATGCAATGCCACCTCGCCCGCCAGTTGTTGGGCAAGGACCAGGCCGCGGCGCTCATTGCCGAGGTCAAGCAGGCGACCGGCAAGGTCAAGGATATTCTCGGGAGGACAACATGA
- a CDS encoding proline--tRNA ligase, translating into MRYTDYLLPTLKETPADAEVVSHRLMLRAGMIRKVAAGIYNYLPLGLRSLRKVEQIVREEMNRAGAHEVLMPMVVPAELWQESGRWQQYGRELLRFKDRKEADFCLGPTHEEVITDIVRHEVRSYRQVPLNLYQIQTKFRDEIRPRFGLMRGREFIMKDAYSFDLDDAGADAAYERMYQAYRRIFQRCGLNFRAVEADTGNIGGSSSHEFMVLAESGEDAIVSCGGCEYAANVEKAELRAPQDQARAPSEELKKVLTPARKTVEEVAAFLKTEPRNLVKTLIVRTDKGETLAVLLRGDRELNDIKLCRLLDCAWVEMAAEDVVLKATGAPSGFAGPVGLKLRILADREVRAMADFITGANEKDAHYTGVNLGRDFQVAAFADLRKAVAGDACPRCDGKLEVWRGIEVGHVFKLGTKYSQALGAVVLDDQGRERVLVMGCYGIGIGRTLASAIEQNHDADGIIWPLPIAPFEVLVVMLNPNDAEVNAAAEQLYAELLAEGVDVLLDDRDERPGAKFKDADLLGIPLRLTVGARGLKDGQVELKVRAGGAVEMLATSAAAAELARRVRAARGR; encoded by the coding sequence ATGCGCTATACCGACTATCTGTTGCCGACCCTCAAGGAAACGCCGGCCGATGCCGAGGTCGTCAGTCATCGGCTGATGCTGCGCGCCGGCATGATCCGCAAGGTCGCCGCCGGCATCTACAACTACCTGCCCCTCGGGCTGCGCTCCCTGCGCAAGGTCGAGCAGATCGTGCGCGAGGAAATGAACCGCGCCGGGGCGCATGAGGTGCTCATGCCCATGGTGGTGCCCGCCGAACTCTGGCAGGAATCGGGCCGCTGGCAGCAGTATGGCCGCGAGCTCTTGCGCTTCAAGGACCGCAAGGAAGCCGATTTCTGCCTCGGACCCACCCACGAGGAAGTCATCACCGACATCGTGCGTCACGAGGTGCGCTCCTACCGCCAGGTGCCCCTCAACCTCTACCAGATCCAAACCAAGTTCCGCGACGAGATCCGCCCGCGTTTCGGGCTGATGCGCGGGCGCGAATTCATTATGAAGGATGCCTATTCCTTCGATCTCGACGATGCCGGCGCCGATGCGGCCTACGAGCGCATGTACCAGGCCTACCGGCGCATTTTCCAGCGCTGCGGGCTTAATTTCCGCGCCGTGGAGGCCGACACCGGCAACATCGGCGGTTCGAGCTCCCACGAGTTCATGGTGCTCGCCGAGTCGGGCGAGGACGCCATCGTGTCCTGCGGTGGCTGTGAATATGCCGCCAATGTCGAGAAAGCCGAGCTGCGCGCGCCCCAGGATCAAGCTCGCGCTCCGTCCGAGGAGCTTAAAAAGGTGTTGACCCCGGCGCGCAAGACGGTCGAGGAGGTGGCCGCCTTTCTCAAGACCGAGCCGCGCAATCTGGTCAAAACCCTCATCGTGCGGACCGACAAGGGCGAAACCCTCGCCGTGCTGCTGCGCGGCGACCGCGAGCTGAACGACATCAAGCTCTGCCGTCTGCTCGATTGCGCCTGGGTTGAAATGGCCGCAGAAGATGTCGTGCTCAAGGCCACCGGCGCGCCGAGCGGCTTCGCCGGCCCGGTGGGACTCAAGCTGAGGATTCTCGCCGATCGCGAAGTCCGGGCCATGGCCGATTTCATCACCGGCGCCAACGAAAAGGACGCCCACTACACCGGTGTCAACCTCGGGCGCGATTTCCAGGTGGCCGCCTTCGCCGATCTGCGCAAGGCCGTGGCCGGCGATGCCTGTCCGCGCTGCGACGGCAAGCTCGAAGTCTGGCGCGGCATCGAGGTCGGCCACGTCTTTAAGCTCGGCACCAAATATTCCCAGGCCCTGGGTGCCGTGGTGCTCGACGATCAGGGCCGCGAGCGGGTGCTGGTCATGGGCTGCTACGGCATCGGCATCGGCCGCACCCTGGCTTCTGCCATCGAGCAGAATCACGATGCCGACGGCATCATCTGGCCCCTGCCCATCGCGCCCTTCGAGGTGCTGGTGGTGATGCTCAACCCCAACGACGCCGAGGTCAATGCCGCCGCCGAACAGCTCTATGCCGAGCTGCTCGCCGAGGGAGTCGACGTGCTTCTCGACGATCGCGACGAGCGGCCCGGCGCCAAATTCAAGGATGCCGACCTGCTAGGCATTCCCTTGCGTCTCACGGTGGGCGCGCGTGGACTCAAGGACGGGCAGGTGGAACTCAAGGTGCGCGCGGGTGGCGCGGTCGAGATGCTGGCGACGTCCGCGGCAGCGGCCGAACTCGCGCGGCGAGTGCGCGCCGCGCGGGGACGTTAG